A single region of the Magnetococcales bacterium genome encodes:
- a CDS encoding ABC transporter ATP-binding protein, whose translation MLFSHAEVPSPLSAPASSLAPLPGQSPWPRLLVDFFHPVPALPGRRGDLQRQAFDPPLRRELLLSPGHQLSGNHLRRGIHHRNRLQRSGNPQKSPQGQQLGNLSPQSPRLCHHRSARHPPSPGPARRRPSARHRRSRPRRAGTPHLRLSTVGAVRLEPHPRRGGGGHRGRCHPGLLRRTGGPVAATLHGDLGQHAGTVSADHLRRHLQSRHPAVADPVVPLRLDEPRRLRARRVPAGPQSGLRQGGSGHGGVGSVHHVSPSAAQRHDPGDHLSAVPGLRGDPRLDQPGLSGPGGTPHHPESGRTTPPGQRQHRSLVAVAFRLRHPGGDAAVAQLHRRGTARRHGSPQGMNAPTPLKPLLSVENLWVRFQGEMGTVDAVQGISFFIAPGETVALVGESGSGKSVAALSLLRLLPPSAIVTAEGIYYRGRQTTTLDPEPLRKLRGAEMAMVFQEPMTALNPVYPIGRQLIEALQQDPSVDPRSLRHRAAELLDWTGIPDPESRLDSFPHQLSGGQRQRVLIAMALARHPSLLIADEPTTALDVTIQAQILELLTRLRRELNMAMLLITHDLPMVRKCADRVYVMRQGRIVETAPTQTLFSNPRHPYTRTLLAALPDTHPPRRPANAPVLLTANNLRCHFPIKRGLFKRTVGWIKAVDEVSFQLRKGETLGVVGESGSGKTTLGEAILQLNSSQGEIRFSDLDLRSGDRNTQRLRRRRMQVVFQDPFSSLSPRLTIGEILEEGLLIHGLEPDPAQRRARVQEILAEVGLDTDTLDRYPHQFSGGQRQRIAIARAMILKPELLVLDEPTSALDLSVQAQILKLLKKLQQDHGLAYLFISHDLRVIRAMAHEVMVMQNGRVVESGPTRELFDSPRHPYTQRLLAAALDLSTGGRESDPP comes from the coding sequence ATGCTCTTCAGCCATGCCGAGGTTCCTTCACCCCTCTCCGCTCCTGCTTCGTCGCTGGCGCCGCTTCCAGGCCAATCCCCGTGGCCGCGTCTCCTTGTGGATTTTTTCCATCCTGTTCCTGCTCTCCCTGGGCGCCGAGGTGATCTCCAACGACAAGCCTTTGATCCTCCGCTACGAAGGGAGCTTCTACTTTCCCCTGGTCACCAGCTATCCGGAAACCACCTTCGGCGGGGAATTCATCACCGAAACCGACTACAAAGATCCGGAAATCCTCAAAAATCTCCGCAAGGGCAACAACTGGGTAATCTTTCCCCCCAATCCCCACGGCTATGCCACCATCGATCTGCACGCCACCCGCCCAGCCCCGGCCCGGCCCGGCGACGGCCATCTGCTCGGCACCGACGATCGCGCCCGCGACGTGCTGGCACGCCTCATCTACGGCTTTCGACTGTCGGTGCTGTTCGCCTTGAGCCTCACCCTCGTCGGGGTGGCGGTGGGCATCGTGGCCGGTGCCATCCAGGGCTACTTCGGCGGACGGGTGGACCTGTGGCTGCAACGCTTCATGGAGATCTGGGGCAGCATGCCGGAACTGTATCTGCTGATCATCTTCGCCGGCATCTTCAATCCCGGCATCCCGCTGTTGCTGATCCTGTTGTCCCTCTTCGGCTGGATGAGCCTCGCCGACTACGTGCGCGCCGAGTTCCTGCGGGCCCGCAATCTGGTCTACGTCAAGGCGGCTCGGGCCATGGGGGCGTCGGATCGGTCCATCATGTTTCGCCATCTGCTGCCCAACGCCATGACCCCGGTGATCACCTTTCTGCCGTTCCGGGTCTCCGGGGCGATCCTCGCCTTGACCAGCCTGGACTTTCTGGGCCTGGGGGTACCCCCCACCACCCCGAGTCTGGGAGAACTACTCCGCCAGGGCAAAGGCAACATCGAAGCCTGGTGGCTGTCGCTTTCCGCCTTCGTCACCCTGGTGGTGATGCTGCTGTTGCTCAACTTCATCGGCGAGGCACTGCGCGACGCCATGGATCCCCGCAAGGAATGAACGCCCCCACCCCCCTCAAACCCCTGCTGTCGGTGGAAAACCTCTGGGTACGCTTTCAGGGGGAAATGGGGACCGTGGACGCGGTCCAGGGCATCTCCTTTTTCATCGCCCCCGGCGAAACCGTGGCCCTGGTGGGGGAGTCCGGCAGCGGCAAAAGCGTCGCGGCCCTCTCCTTGCTGCGTCTGCTCCCCCCTTCGGCCATCGTCACCGCCGAAGGCATCTATTACCGGGGACGCCAGACCACCACCTTGGATCCGGAACCCCTGCGCAAACTGCGGGGCGCGGAAATGGCCATGGTGTTCCAGGAACCCATGACCGCCTTGAATCCGGTCTATCCCATCGGACGTCAACTGATCGAAGCCCTCCAGCAAGATCCCAGCGTCGATCCCCGCTCCCTGCGCCACCGAGCCGCCGAACTCCTCGACTGGACCGGGATTCCGGATCCCGAATCCCGGCTGGACTCCTTTCCCCATCAGCTTTCCGGGGGACAACGGCAACGGGTGTTGATCGCCATGGCCCTGGCGCGTCACCCCTCCCTGCTGATCGCCGACGAACCCACCACCGCCCTGGATGTCACCATCCAGGCGCAAATCCTCGAACTGCTCACCCGGCTGCGCCGGGAACTCAACATGGCCATGCTGCTGATCACCCATGACCTCCCCATGGTGCGCAAATGCGCCGATCGGGTCTATGTGATGCGTCAGGGCCGAATCGTGGAAACCGCGCCCACCCAGACCCTGTTCAGCAACCCGCGCCACCCCTACACCCGCACCCTGCTGGCGGCCCTACCGGACACCCATCCCCCCCGCCGCCCCGCCAACGCCCCGGTGCTGTTGACCGCCAACAACCTGCGCTGTCATTTTCCCATCAAGCGGGGGCTGTTCAAGCGGACCGTGGGCTGGATCAAGGCGGTGGACGAGGTGTCGTTCCAGTTGCGCAAAGGGGAAACCCTGGGGGTGGTGGGAGAGTCCGGCAGCGGCAAGACCACTCTGGGTGAGGCGATCTTGCAGCTCAACAGCAGCCAGGGAGAGATCCGCTTCTCGGACCTGGATCTGCGCTCCGGAGACCGCAACACCCAACGTCTGCGCCGCCGCCGCATGCAGGTGGTATTTCAGGATCCCTTCTCCTCGCTTTCGCCCCGCCTGACCATCGGCGAAATCCTCGAAGAGGGATTGCTCATCCACGGTCTGGAACCCGATCCGGCGCAACGACGGGCCCGGGTCCAGGAGATTCTCGCCGAGGTGGGACTGGATACCGATACCCTGGACCGTTATCCCCATCAATTTTCCGGGGGTCAAAGACAGCGCATCGCCATTGCCCGGGCCATGATCCTCAAGCCCGAACTGCTGGTACTCGACGAACCCACCAGCGCCCTGGATCTGTCGGTGCAGGCCCAAATCCTGAAACTGCTGAAAAAACTGCAACAGGATCACGGTTTGGCCTATCTGTTCATCTCCCACGATCTGCGGGTGATCCGGGCCATGGCCCACGAGGTGATGGTGATGCAAAACGGTCGGGTGGTGGAGTCCGGTCCCACCCGTGAACTGTTCGACTCCCCCCGTCATCCCTATACCCAACGCCTGCTGGCCGCCGCCCTGGATCTGTCCACCGGGGGTCGGGAGTCCGATCCCCCATGA
- a CDS encoding adenylyltransferase/cytidyltransferase family protein has product MEKIQTIEALAETVAALKRAGKRVVHCHGCFDLLHIGHLRHFQQARALGDALIVTLTPDRFVDKGANRPAFPEALRAEALSALACVDYVAINAWPTAVETLHLLQPAYYVKGVEFRDTGEDFTGKMGVEAEVARSLGVELRFTGDIVFSSTTLINRHLSSFSEDVRNYLQLFRGRFSLDTVLGVLDRMRDLKVLVIGDAIIDDYHYVTAIGKSSKDPILALKHISSDQFAGGTVAIANQVACFAGEVELLTVLGTQESHEPFLRGCLAKNLTPRFFMHPGVPTLVKRRFLESYALTKLFEVYVEGDAPLPHPVEADMRAWLAGNLSRFDLVIVADYGHGAITAPLVADLVASRAYLAVNTQANAGNRGYHTISRYERADYVCLAEPEVRLERRCISGEIHPLVSEVANSLHCRKISVTRGKHGSIVGDASGESVDVPAFVFNAVDRVGAGDAYLSVTAPAAFLDAPNEVIGLIGNALGSMAVEIIGNQRAVDALALKKHITSILK; this is encoded by the coding sequence ATGGAAAAAATTCAAACCATCGAGGCGCTGGCCGAAACGGTCGCCGCCCTCAAGCGTGCGGGTAAGCGGGTGGTCCACTGTCATGGCTGCTTCGACCTGCTGCACATCGGTCATTTGCGTCATTTTCAGCAGGCCCGCGCCCTGGGGGATGCGTTGATCGTCACCTTGACCCCGGATCGCTTCGTGGACAAGGGGGCCAACCGTCCCGCCTTTCCGGAAGCCCTGCGGGCCGAGGCCCTCTCCGCGTTGGCCTGCGTGGATTACGTGGCCATCAACGCCTGGCCCACCGCCGTGGAAACCTTGCATCTTTTGCAACCGGCTTACTACGTCAAGGGGGTGGAGTTCCGCGATACCGGCGAGGATTTTACCGGTAAAATGGGCGTCGAGGCGGAGGTGGCCCGCTCCCTCGGGGTGGAACTGCGTTTCACCGGGGATATCGTTTTCAGTTCCACGACGTTGATCAATCGCCATTTGTCCAGTTTTTCCGAGGATGTGCGCAACTATCTGCAATTGTTCCGGGGACGCTTCTCCCTGGACACGGTGCTCGGGGTGCTGGACCGGATGCGGGATCTCAAGGTGCTGGTGATCGGTGATGCCATCATCGACGATTATCATTATGTCACCGCCATCGGCAAATCCTCGAAGGATCCGATCCTCGCCTTGAAACACATCTCCAGCGACCAGTTCGCCGGGGGAACCGTGGCCATCGCCAATCAGGTGGCCTGTTTCGCCGGAGAGGTGGAACTGCTCACGGTGCTGGGCACCCAGGAGAGCCACGAACCTTTTTTGCGCGGTTGTCTGGCCAAGAATCTCACGCCCCGATTTTTCATGCATCCGGGGGTGCCCACCCTGGTCAAGCGGCGTTTTCTGGAAAGTTACGCCCTGACCAAACTGTTCGAGGTGTATGTCGAAGGGGATGCCCCGCTGCCCCATCCGGTGGAAGCCGACATGCGTGCTTGGCTGGCGGGAAATCTCTCCCGGTTCGATCTGGTGATCGTGGCTGATTACGGCCATGGCGCCATCACCGCACCGTTGGTGGCGGATCTGGTGGCCTCCCGGGCCTATCTGGCGGTCAACACCCAGGCCAACGCCGGCAATCGGGGCTATCATACCATTTCCCGTTACGAGCGGGCCGATTACGTCTGTCTGGCGGAGCCTGAGGTGCGACTGGAACGCCGCTGCATCTCCGGAGAGATCCATCCCCTGGTCTCCGAGGTGGCCAACTCCCTCCACTGTCGTAAAATTTCCGTCACCCGTGGCAAACACGGCTCCATCGTGGGGGACGCCTCCGGGGAGAGCGTGGATGTGCCGGCGTTTGTCTTCAACGCGGTGGATCGGGTTGGGGCCGGAGACGCCTATCTCTCCGTCACCGCACCCGCCGCCTTCCTCGACGCCCCTAACGAGGTGATCGGCCTGATCGGCAACGCCTTGGGATCCATGGCCGTGGAGATCATCGGCAATCAGCGGGCCGTGGATGCGCTGGCGCTGAAAAAACATATCACGTCGATCTTGAAGTGA
- a CDS encoding Na/Pi cotransporter family protein — protein sequence MSASWPAIAQGITGATLYLYGLEKTLFALSNLHGESITKRLGAIDSFDLRGWLAGSGAGALLLSNRTILELLGTLAASNLLACRQTLLLLLGSLAGTSLLVLLLAAIPSYLAVLPLAVGPMLLYATTRAELRFIGHLLLGVGLLFLGLATLEETMRHASFLGALLTHPWIPLVATLVAATILGSSHAVIGLLLVLTGSGLLSLPAALAMSLAANLGAALPFSALLQEQSAQIKRLFMAHLIFQGTGVLLVAWWLPQAGAALNWLPVTDGWRLVIFHLFFNGLVSLAGLPLLRPLTDLAHRLLPDPYGTEVQELDFTERYWPRYLDDDLLDTPTLALAMARREVGLIAAMVEEMLTLVPEALFTADPQVIARMRKMDDRVDEIHRAVTRYLAGIGGANLTPQAAGELMAAMTVANELEAIGDIIENNLGHLTETRLDQRPDFPPEIRTALTDYHHAVRAAFRQAADAFLTDDPTLAREVMARKESISTMDTQNRLEQMRVLRSGAADFTLYTLQMDLYENFKRIFYHAKRIAKVVAGA from the coding sequence ATGAGCGCCTCCTGGCCCGCCATCGCCCAGGGGATCACCGGCGCGACCCTCTACCTGTACGGGCTGGAAAAAACCCTGTTCGCCCTTTCCAACCTCCACGGGGAGTCCATCACCAAACGGCTCGGGGCCATCGACTCTTTCGATCTGCGGGGCTGGCTGGCCGGCAGTGGCGCCGGTGCGCTGCTGCTGTCCAACCGGACCATCCTGGAACTGCTGGGAACCCTGGCCGCCAGCAATCTACTGGCCTGTCGACAGACCCTGCTGCTGCTTTTGGGCAGTCTGGCGGGGACCTCCCTGCTGGTGCTGTTGCTGGCCGCGATTCCGTCTTATCTGGCGGTCCTGCCCCTGGCGGTGGGACCGATGCTGCTGTACGCCACCACCCGTGCGGAACTGCGTTTCATCGGCCATCTGTTGCTCGGGGTGGGACTGCTTTTTCTGGGGCTCGCCACGCTGGAAGAGACCATGCGTCACGCCTCGTTCCTGGGGGCGCTCCTGACCCATCCCTGGATTCCCCTGGTCGCGACCCTGGTGGCCGCGACCATACTGGGTTCCTCCCACGCCGTGATCGGACTGCTGCTGGTCTTGACCGGATCCGGACTCCTGTCCCTGCCCGCCGCCCTGGCCATGAGCCTGGCCGCCAATCTCGGCGCCGCCCTGCCCTTCTCCGCGCTGCTCCAGGAACAAAGCGCCCAGATCAAACGGCTGTTCATGGCTCATTTGATCTTTCAGGGCACAGGGGTGCTGCTGGTGGCTTGGTGGCTGCCCCAGGCCGGTGCGGCGCTGAACTGGCTGCCGGTGACCGACGGGTGGAGATTGGTGATTTTCCATCTGTTTTTCAATGGTCTGGTCTCCCTGGCGGGACTGCCCCTGCTGCGCCCCCTGACAGATCTGGCCCATCGTCTGCTGCCGGATCCCTACGGAACCGAGGTGCAAGAACTGGACTTCACCGAACGCTACTGGCCCCGCTACCTGGATGACGATCTCCTGGACACCCCCACCCTGGCTTTGGCCATGGCCCGTCGCGAGGTGGGACTGATCGCCGCCATGGTCGAAGAGATGCTCACCTTGGTACCCGAGGCGCTTTTCACCGCCGATCCCCAGGTGATCGCCCGCATGCGCAAGATGGATGACCGGGTGGACGAAATCCACCGGGCCGTCACCCGCTATCTGGCGGGAATCGGCGGCGCCAACCTTACGCCCCAGGCCGCCGGCGAACTCATGGCCGCCATGACCGTGGCCAATGAACTAGAAGCCATCGGCGACATCATCGAAAACAATCTGGGCCACCTCACCGAAACCCGCCTCGACCAGCGACCCGACTTCCCCCCCGAAATCCGCACCGCTCTCACCGACTATCATCACGCCGTGCGGGCGGCGTTCCGTCAGGCCGCCGACGCCTTTTTGACCGACGATCCCACGTTGGCCCGTGAGGTGATGGCCCGCAAGGAGTCGATTTCCACCATGGACACCCAAAACCGCCTGGAACAGATGCGGGTCCTGCGCAGCGGAGCGGCAGATTTTACCCTCTATACCCTGCAAATGGATCTTTACGAAAATTTCAAGCGCATTTTTTACCACGCCAAACGCATCGCCAAGGTGGTGGCGGGGGCGTGA
- a CDS encoding nucleotidyltransferase domain-containing protein: MTQVTQILLTEATRILVEAADPEQVILFGSHARGEGRDDSDLDLLVVESEPFGPTRSRFREMARLERAMGRFPAATDILVYSREEIERFRHATHHLVHKALKEGRVLYARP; this comes from the coding sequence ATGACCCAGGTGACTCAGATCTTGTTGACAGAGGCGACCCGGATCCTCGTCGAGGCGGCGGACCCGGAACAGGTGATTCTCTTCGGATCTCATGCCCGAGGCGAGGGGCGGGACGATTCCGACCTGGATCTGCTGGTGGTGGAGTCAGAGCCGTTCGGGCCGACGCGCAGCCGCTTCCGGGAGATGGCACGACTGGAACGGGCCATGGGACGGTTTCCCGCAGCCACGGACATTCTGGTCTACAGCCGGGAGGAGATCGAACGCTTCAGACATGCGACCCATCATCTGGTTCACAAGGCGTTGAAGGAAGGCCGGGTGTTGTATGCGCGACCTTGA
- a CDS encoding catalase → MVMNKPYLSAANGHPIADNQNTVTAGRRGPALLQDWWLIEKLAHFVRERIPERVVHAKGSGAFGTLTITHDITRFSKAAVFASVGKQTPAFLRFSTVAGERGAADAERDVRGFALKFYTDEGNWDVVGNNTPVFFIRDPLKFPDFIHSQKRDPKTNLRSNVAAWDFWTRHPEALHQVTILMSDRGIPQNFRHIHGFGSHTYSFINAANERFWVKFHFKSMQGIANWTDAEAAQVVANDRESAQRDLFEAIARGDYPRWRFCVQVMPEAEALTYRINPFDLTKVWPHADYPLIEVGILELNRNPENYFADVEQVAFSPANLAPGIAASPDRMLQGRLFSYGDAHRYRLGINHHQIPVNAPRCPFARVFHRDGAGRVDGNLGDMVNHQPNRFGAFPEAPEAAEPPLPLSGDADRYNHREDADYYSQAGALFRLMLPAQQQALCGNIARHIRGVPQEIVDQALEMFRQADPDYAAGVAEAIRSL, encoded by the coding sequence ATGGTCATGAATAAACCGTATCTTTCCGCCGCCAACGGTCATCCCATCGCCGACAATCAGAATACCGTCACGGCGGGCCGGCGCGGTCCCGCCTTGCTTCAGGACTGGTGGCTGATTGAAAAGCTGGCCCATTTCGTGCGCGAACGCATCCCGGAACGGGTGGTCCATGCCAAAGGGTCCGGAGCCTTCGGAACCTTGACCATCACCCATGACATTACCCGTTTCAGCAAGGCTGCGGTTTTTGCCAGCGTCGGCAAGCAGACTCCCGCCTTTTTGCGTTTTTCCACGGTGGCCGGAGAACGGGGAGCCGCTGACGCCGAACGGGATGTGCGGGGATTTGCCCTGAAGTTTTATACCGACGAGGGCAACTGGGATGTGGTGGGCAACAACACTCCGGTCTTTTTCATCCGGGATCCGTTGAAATTCCCAGACTTCATCCACAGCCAAAAACGTGACCCCAAAACCAATCTGCGCTCCAACGTGGCCGCCTGGGATTTTTGGACCCGTCATCCCGAAGCGCTGCATCAGGTGACGATTCTGATGTCGGATCGGGGGATCCCGCAGAATTTTCGTCACATTCATGGATTTGGAAGTCATACCTACAGCTTTATCAATGCCGCCAACGAGCGGTTCTGGGTCAAATTCCACTTCAAGTCCATGCAAGGGATCGCCAACTGGACCGATGCAGAGGCGGCCCAGGTGGTGGCCAACGATCGGGAATCGGCGCAACGGGATCTGTTCGAGGCCATCGCCCGGGGGGATTATCCCAGGTGGCGTTTTTGCGTGCAGGTGATGCCCGAAGCCGAGGCGCTCACCTATCGCATCAATCCGTTTGACCTGACCAAAGTCTGGCCCCACGCGGATTATCCTTTGATCGAGGTGGGCATCCTCGAACTGAACCGCAACCCGGAAAACTATTTCGCCGATGTGGAGCAGGTGGCCTTCAGTCCGGCCAATCTGGCTCCAGGCATCGCCGCCTCCCCGGACCGCATGCTGCAGGGACGACTGTTTTCCTATGGTGATGCCCACCGCTATCGCCTGGGAATCAACCATCATCAAATTCCGGTCAACGCTCCCCGCTGTCCGTTTGCCCGGGTGTTCCATCGGGACGGGGCCGGACGGGTGGATGGCAATCTGGGGGATATGGTGAACCATCAACCCAACCGGTTCGGGGCGTTTCCCGAAGCCCCCGAAGCCGCCGAACCGCCGCTCCCCCTGTCCGGAGACGCGGACCGATACAATCATCGCGAGGACGCGGATTATTACAGTCAGGCCGGCGCGCTGTTCCGGTTGATGCTCCCGGCGCAACAACAGGCCTTGTGCGGCAATATCGCGCGTCACATCCGGGGCGTGCCCCAGGAGATCGTGGATCAGGCGTTGGAGATGTTCCGGCAGGCGGATCCCGACTATGCCGCCGGGGTGGCCGAGGCGATCCGGAGCTTGTGA
- a CDS encoding SDR family oxidoreductase: protein MIRQKRESPMPCHSTTALVTGGARRLGAACVRALAREGMTVAIHHHGSEAAARELAAAIIAQGGTAHTLQADLADSGQTETLIQRAEAAFGKPVTLLVNNAAIFERGSVRHTTVGQWNRHLAINLTAPFLLTRDFAQRLPPGQTGQIIQIIDRHAHQPRADYAAYSAAKSALWTLTRQAALELAPAIRVNAIGPGPILPAPGDSPERFKTIGAATPAGRVGSPDDIVAALLFLIRHDFITGELIRVDGGEHLR from the coding sequence ATGATCCGGCAAAAAAGGGAGAGTCCCATGCCTTGCCATTCCACCACCGCGCTGGTCACCGGAGGCGCCCGCCGCCTCGGAGCGGCCTGCGTCCGCGCCCTGGCCCGGGAAGGCATGACGGTCGCCATCCATCATCACGGCTCGGAGGCCGCCGCCAGGGAGTTGGCCGCCGCCATCATCGCCCAGGGCGGCACCGCCCATACCCTCCAGGCCGATCTGGCGGACAGCGGACAGACCGAAACCCTGATCCAGCGGGCCGAGGCGGCTTTCGGGAAACCCGTCACCCTGCTGGTCAACAATGCCGCCATTTTCGAGCGGGGATCCGTCCGTCACACTACCGTCGGTCAATGGAACCGTCATCTGGCCATCAATCTCACCGCCCCGTTTCTGCTGACCCGGGATTTCGCCCAACGTCTGCCCCCGGGACAAACCGGCCAGATCATCCAGATCATCGACCGTCACGCCCACCAGCCCCGCGCCGATTACGCCGCCTATTCGGCAGCCAAATCCGCCCTCTGGACCCTGACCCGTCAGGCCGCCCTGGAACTGGCTCCCGCCATCCGGGTCAACGCCATCGGCCCGGGTCCGATTCTGCCGGCCCCGGGAGACTCCCCGGAACGCTTCAAGACCATCGGCGCCGCCACGCCGGCGGGCCGGGTCGGCAGCCCCGACGACATCGTTGCCGCGCTCCTGTTTCTGATCCGACACGACTTCATCACCGGTGAATTGATTCGCGTGGACGGTGGGGAGCATTTGCGCTAA
- a CDS encoding HEPN domain-containing protein produces MRDLETARILMTMAGKDLQVLEILSSVAHAPEEAFGFHAQQAVEKTLKAWLAILGHEPPKTHSLRSLIVSLEQNGIDVEALWDLAELSPFAVQFRYESFDELGADLDYQTILTQVRELVTQVETLRTAVTKES; encoded by the coding sequence ATGCGCGACCTTGAAACCGCCCGCATCCTGATGACCATGGCGGGCAAGGATCTCCAGGTGCTTGAAATTCTGTCATCCGTGGCCCATGCTCCGGAAGAAGCGTTCGGTTTTCACGCCCAACAGGCGGTGGAAAAGACTCTCAAGGCATGGCTGGCGATCCTGGGCCACGAACCGCCCAAAACCCACAGTCTGCGTTCCCTGATCGTGTCGCTGGAACAAAACGGCATCGATGTGGAGGCGTTGTGGGATCTCGCCGAACTGTCCCCATTTGCCGTCCAGTTCCGATACGAATCCTTCGATGAACTGGGCGCTGATCTCGACTACCAAACAATCTTGACGCAGGTGCGGGAGTTGGTGACGCAGGTGGAAACGCTGAGAACGGCTGTGACGAAAGAATCATAA